In Rhodopirellula islandica, the following proteins share a genomic window:
- a CDS encoding HAD-IIA family hydrolase, which produces MKTGFLIDMDGVIYRGSELIPGADQFIDTLIRQDIPFLFLTNNSQRTRRDVQTKLQRMGIFVEEAHIFTCAMATARFLAKLKPNGTAYIIGEGGLLQAMHQNGFSIVDHSPDFVVVGEGRTITLNALESAVDMILGGAKLIATNLDPSCPTKNGTRPGCGATVAYLEAVTGRKAFSVGKPSPIMMRAARKELKLATSQTVMVGDTMETDILGGVQMGYRTVLTLSGGTKKEDLGQFAYGPDVIVDSIADLCDVGEFVQSSLPVGNREDDTVTNFAAWAAANA; this is translated from the coding sequence ATGAAAACGGGCTTTTTGATCGACATGGATGGCGTCATCTACCGCGGCAGTGAGCTGATCCCAGGTGCCGATCAGTTCATCGACACATTGATTCGTCAGGACATTCCTTTTCTGTTCTTGACCAACAACAGTCAAAGGACTCGGCGTGATGTGCAAACCAAACTCCAACGGATGGGGATCTTCGTGGAAGAGGCCCACATCTTCACTTGTGCCATGGCAACGGCACGCTTCCTCGCCAAACTGAAACCCAATGGCACCGCGTACATCATTGGCGAAGGGGGCTTGTTGCAAGCAATGCATCAAAACGGCTTCTCCATCGTGGATCACTCGCCCGACTTTGTCGTCGTTGGCGAAGGCCGCACGATCACACTCAACGCATTGGAATCCGCGGTCGACATGATCCTTGGTGGTGCCAAACTGATTGCCACCAACCTGGACCCCAGTTGCCCGACCAAGAACGGCACACGACCGGGCTGTGGGGCCACGGTCGCCTACCTGGAGGCGGTCACCGGGCGTAAAGCCTTCAGTGTGGGGAAACCCAGCCCCATCATGATGCGAGCTGCTCGCAAGGAACTGAAGTTGGCCACCTCCCAAACCGTGATGGTCGGCGACACGATGGAAACCGATATCCTGGGCGGCGTCCAAATGGGCTACCGAACCGTGCTCACCTTGTCCGGCGGCACGAAAAAGGAAGACCTCGGCCAATTCGCGTACGGCCCCGACGTGATTGTCGATTCGATCGCGGACCTTTGCGATGTCGGCGAGTTCGTCCAAAGCAGTTTGCCAGTCGGCAACCGCGAGGACGACACCGTCACTAATTTCGCCGCCTGGGCCGCCGCCAACGCGTGA